From Candidatus Nitricoxidivorans perseverans, the proteins below share one genomic window:
- a CDS encoding peptidase domain-containing ABC transporter produces MSFLDNLSFGFGRKLPSILQTEAAECGLACLAMVAGYHGFRTDLSSMRRLFLVSIKGTTLGTMIQMANAMNMATRPVKLNLEDMPQLRMPCILHWNFNHFVVLKEVSGKTITIHDPAFGIRKLSREEVSDSFTGVALELWPNTGFKPATFKQHIKLRELMGHVTGLYRSFAQVMVLALSLEVFALVSPFFLQWVIDNVIVTSDRDLLTTLALGFGLLMLMQQGVSTLRAWVIMHMATTLNIQWRANVFTHMLSLPVQYFEKRHLGDVVSRFSSIDLIQRTLTTTFVEAILDGLMTVLTLVMMFIYSPTLAWIAVAAMALYGLGRWVWYRPLRNATEEQIIHAAKQQSHFLETVRGVKTIKLFQRQDERRSTWLTLLVDQINADLRNQKLQVLYRLLNGVLFGLERVIIIWFGASLILDGEFTVGVLMAFIAYKDQFDGRVSALIDKMVEVKMLRLQGERLADIVLTEPETVRPAHAGTVVGELEPSIQVVNLRFRYADQEPWVLDGVNIDIRAGESVAVVGPSGCGKSTLISAMLGLRTPNEGDVLIGGISVSRVGIDTLRGMVGTVMQDDSLFAGSIADNICFFDHKPDQQWIEECARKAAIHDEIMAMPMGYATLIGDMGTALSGGQKQRVLLARALYKRPKILFLDEATSHLDIARETLVNSEICKLNITRVIVAHRPETIASANRVIQIAEGRVLPVATGAGQHGRTAPNRP; encoded by the coding sequence ATGTCCTTCCTAGATAACCTCTCCTTCGGATTCGGCCGCAAGCTGCCCTCGATTCTCCAGACCGAGGCGGCGGAGTGCGGCCTTGCCTGTCTGGCCATGGTGGCCGGCTATCACGGCTTCCGCACCGATCTTTCCAGCATGCGGCGCCTGTTCCTGGTTTCGATCAAGGGCACCACGCTCGGCACCATGATCCAGATGGCCAACGCCATGAACATGGCGACGCGGCCGGTCAAGCTGAACCTGGAAGATATGCCGCAGCTGCGGATGCCCTGCATCCTGCACTGGAACTTCAACCACTTCGTGGTACTGAAGGAGGTCTCCGGCAAGACCATCACCATCCACGATCCCGCCTTCGGCATACGCAAGCTCAGCCGGGAGGAGGTGTCGGATTCCTTCACCGGCGTGGCGCTCGAACTGTGGCCGAACACTGGCTTCAAGCCGGCCACCTTCAAGCAGCACATCAAGCTGCGCGAGCTGATGGGCCATGTCACCGGCCTGTACCGCTCGTTCGCGCAGGTCATGGTGCTGGCGCTGTCGCTGGAGGTGTTCGCCCTGGTTTCGCCGTTCTTCCTGCAGTGGGTGATCGACAACGTCATCGTCACGTCGGACCGCGACCTCCTGACCACGCTGGCGCTCGGCTTCGGCCTCCTGATGCTGATGCAGCAGGGCGTTTCGACCCTGCGCGCCTGGGTGATCATGCACATGGCGACGACGCTGAACATCCAGTGGCGGGCCAACGTGTTCACCCACATGCTCAGCCTGCCGGTGCAGTACTTCGAGAAGCGCCACCTCGGCGACGTGGTGTCGCGCTTCAGCTCGATCGATCTGATCCAGCGCACCCTGACCACCACCTTCGTCGAGGCCATCCTCGACGGCCTGATGACCGTGCTGACGCTGGTGATGATGTTCATCTACAGCCCGACGCTGGCCTGGATCGCCGTCGCCGCCATGGCCCTGTACGGCCTCGGCCGCTGGGTCTGGTACCGCCCGCTGCGCAACGCCACCGAGGAGCAGATCATCCACGCCGCGAAGCAGCAGAGCCACTTCCTCGAGACGGTGCGCGGCGTCAAGACCATCAAGCTGTTCCAGCGCCAGGACGAGCGCCGCTCCACCTGGCTGACCCTGCTGGTGGACCAGATCAACGCCGACCTGCGCAACCAGAAGCTGCAAGTGCTCTACCGCCTGCTCAACGGCGTCCTGTTCGGCCTGGAACGCGTCATCATCATCTGGTTCGGCGCCTCCCTGATCCTGGACGGCGAATTCACCGTCGGCGTGCTGATGGCCTTCATCGCCTACAAGGACCAGTTCGACGGCCGTGTCAGCGCCCTGATCGACAAGATGGTCGAGGTCAAGATGCTGCGACTGCAGGGCGAGCGTCTGGCGGACATCGTCCTCACCGAGCCCGAGACCGTCCGGCCGGCCCATGCCGGCACGGTCGTGGGCGAACTCGAGCCGAGCATCCAGGTCGTCAATCTGCGCTTCCGCTACGCCGACCAGGAGCCCTGGGTGCTCGACGGAGTGAACATCGACATCCGGGCGGGGGAATCGGTGGCCGTCGTCGGGCCTTCCGGCTGCGGCAAGTCGACGCTGATCAGCGCCATGCTGGGGCTGCGAACCCCCAACGAGGGCGACGTATTGATCGGCGGGATCAGCGTCAGCCGGGTGGGCATCGACACGCTGCGCGGCATGGTCGGAACAGTCATGCAGGACGACTCGCTGTTCGCCGGCTCGATCGCCGACAACATCTGCTTCTTCGACCACAAGCCCGATCAGCAGTGGATCGAGGAATGCGCACGCAAAGCCGCCATCCACGACGAGATCATGGCGATGCCAATGGGCTACGCCACCCTGATCGGCGACATGGGCACGGCGCTCTCGGGCGGCCAGAAGCAGCGCGTGCTGCTGGCTCGGGCGCTCTACAAGCGACCGAAGATCCTGTTCCTGGACGAGGCGACCAGCCATCTCGACATCGCTCGCGAGACCCTGGTCAACAGCGAGATATGCAAGCTCAACATCACCCGAGTCATCGTCGCGCACCGGCCGGAGACCATCGCTTCGGCCAACCGGGTGATCCAGATCGCCGAGGGCCGCGTACTGCCCGTCGCGACAGGCGCCGGGCAACACGGCCGGACGGCGCCGAACCGGCCATGA
- a CDS encoding HlyD family efflux transporter periplasmic adaptor subunit — MAEQPLFRAAALGAHKTKWQGDIVLIRPLSYTVLTAVAAFLALVVIAFMVWGTYTKRSTVVGQLLPDTGLVKVYVPQLGIVQEKRAFEGQQVNRGDVLYVLSSERHSGTLGSIQAAISQQVTSRRDSLRDEIAKTRRLQQEDREALVKRIDGIESELRKLDNLLEGQRNRVDLGKDTVARYQGLLDQNYISREQLQQKQEELLDLRARLQTTERERIAVTRELGLRKNELSGLSFKHQNQLAQLERGMSAVDQELAESEGKRQIYITAPESGTVTAVVAEVGQAVDGSRPLASIVPIGANLQAHLYAPSRAVGFVRLGDRVLLRYQAFPYQKFGHAGGKVVSVARTALPANEISNLGGGGGGGQGQQSEPVYRITVELDSQTVAAYGKPQPLQAGMLLEADILQDTRRLYEWVLEPLYSLTGKL, encoded by the coding sequence ATGGCCGAACAACCGCTTTTCCGGGCCGCCGCTCTTGGCGCCCACAAGACCAAGTGGCAGGGCGACATCGTTTTGATTCGCCCGCTTTCCTACACCGTCCTGACCGCCGTGGCCGCCTTTCTGGCGCTGGTGGTGATCGCTTTCATGGTGTGGGGCACCTACACCAAGCGCAGCACGGTGGTCGGCCAGCTGCTGCCCGACACGGGGCTGGTCAAGGTCTATGTCCCCCAGCTCGGCATCGTCCAGGAAAAACGGGCCTTCGAAGGGCAGCAGGTCAACAGGGGCGATGTGCTCTACGTATTGTCGAGCGAGCGCCACAGCGGCACGCTCGGCTCCATCCAGGCGGCCATCAGCCAGCAGGTGACGTCGCGCCGGGATTCGTTGCGCGACGAGATCGCCAAGACGCGCCGCCTCCAGCAGGAGGACCGCGAGGCGCTGGTCAAGCGGATCGATGGCATCGAGTCCGAGCTGCGCAAGCTCGACAACCTGCTTGAGGGACAGCGCAACCGGGTCGATCTGGGCAAGGACACCGTGGCTCGCTATCAAGGCCTGCTGGACCAGAATTACATCTCGCGCGAGCAACTCCAGCAGAAGCAGGAAGAACTGCTCGATCTGCGTGCCCGCCTGCAAACCACCGAACGCGAACGCATCGCCGTCACCCGCGAGCTGGGGCTGCGCAAAAACGAGCTCTCCGGCCTCTCCTTCAAGCACCAGAACCAGTTGGCGCAACTCGAGCGCGGGATGTCGGCGGTCGACCAGGAGCTGGCCGAAAGCGAGGGCAAGCGCCAGATCTACATCACCGCGCCGGAATCGGGCACGGTAACCGCCGTGGTGGCCGAGGTCGGCCAGGCGGTCGACGGCAGCCGGCCGCTCGCCAGTATCGTGCCGATAGGCGCCAATCTGCAGGCGCATCTGTACGCCCCGAGCCGGGCCGTCGGTTTCGTCCGCCTCGGCGACCGGGTGCTGCTTCGCTACCAAGCCTTTCCGTATCAGAAATTCGGCCACGCCGGCGGCAAGGTGGTCAGCGTCGCCAGGACAGCATTGCCGGCCAACGAGATATCCAACCTGGGCGGTGGCGGTGGTGGCGGCCAGGGCCAGCAGAGCGAGCCCGTCTACCGGATCACCGTCGAACTGGATTCCCAGACCGTGGCGGCATATGGCAAGCCGCAGCCCCTGCAAGCCGGGATGCTGCTGGAGGCGGACATATTGCAGGACACCCGGCGGCTTTACGAGTGGGTGCTCGAACCCCTGTATAGCCTGACCGGCAAGCTTTGA